From Chiloscyllium plagiosum isolate BGI_BamShark_2017 chromosome 47, ASM401019v2, whole genome shotgun sequence, the proteins below share one genomic window:
- the LOC122544250 gene encoding adenosine receptor A1-like, producing the protein MGVDALFIGLEATLGLSVIGVNLLVCVTVYLHREVRTLTNCLIACLALADLSVGALAVPCSIMLSLDLTLCFNSCLLLACWPLITTQFSVFVLQTIAINTHLKIRQPCRYHILVTKRRVTMAISICWISALIIGFTPVMGWNGLDTSVDAPTPNVSLVAERSLLGERVSLLGFFPRPFQVARVANLSRAGPCSFRRVISLNYLVYFIFFCWTLLPLSTMLAVYAHSFHLVRRYVSNQQFRSAKRCDVHTARTLFLMMGLFCLCWLPLNLVNCLAFFCPSCCPSPWLVNLMVALSHLNSLLNPMVYALRKKDFGTALKAVVVQLLPGASKYKSCLARSKVSPVFHVTRP; encoded by the exons ATGGGAGTAGATGCGCTGTTCATTGGGCTGGAGGCTACACTGGGTCTGAGTGTCATTGGTGTGAACCTGTTGGTCTGTGTGACCGTCTACTTACACAGGGAGGTCAGAACACTCACCAACTGTCTCATTGCGTGCCTGGCGCTAGCGGATTTGAGCGTGGGTGCTCTTGCAGTGCCCTGCAGCATCATGCTGAGCTTAGATCTGACTCTATGTTTCAACAGCTGCCTGCTCCTTGCCTGTTGGCCGCTCATCACCACCCAGTTCTCAGTCTTCGTCCTGCAGACCATCGCCATCAACACCCACCTGAAAATCCGCCAGCCGTGCAG GTACCACATCCTGGTCACCAAGAGGCGGGTCACCATGGCCATCTCCATTTGCTGGATCTCGGCACTGATCATTGGCTTCACCCCGGTGATGGGATGGAACGGCCTGGACACATCCGTCGATGCCCCCACGCCCAACGTCAGCCTGGTGGCCGAGAGGTCTCTGCTGGGGGAGAGGGTCTCTCTTCTGGGCTTCTTCCCCCGGCCTTTCCAAGTGGCCAGAGTCGCCAACCTCAGCAGGGCGGGTCCTTGTTCCTTCCGTCGCGTGATATCCCTCAACTACCTGGTGTACTTCATATTCTTCTGCTGGACCCTGCTGCCCCTCTCGACGATGCTGGCCGTTTACGCCCACTCCTTCCACCTCGTCCGTCGGTACGTCAGCAACCAGCAGTTCAGGTCGGCCAAGCGCTGCGATGTCCACACCGCCAGGACCCTTTTCCTGATGATGGGCCTCTTCTGCCTCTGTTGGCTGCCCCTCAACCTGGTCAACTGCCTGGCCTTCTTCTGCCCCAGCTGCTGCCCGTCCCCCTGGCTGGTCAACCTGATGGTGGCGCTTTCCCACCTGAACTCGCTGCTTAATCCGATGGTCTACGCGCTGAGGAAGAAGGACTTTGGAACCGCGCTCAAGGCCGTTGTTGTCCAACTCTTGCCGGGTGCCTCCAAATACAAGTCTTGCCTCGCCAGGTCAAAGGTCAGCCCTGTATTCCACGTCACGCGCCCGTAG
- the rps19 gene encoding 40S ribosomal protein S19: protein MPGVTVKDVNQQEFVKALGAFLKKSGKLKVPDWVDTVKLGKHKELAPYDENWFYTRAASTVRHLYLRGGVGVGAMTKIYGGRQRNGVKPSHFSRGSKSVARKVLQALEGLKMVEKDPNGGRRLTPQGQRDLDRIAGQVAAASKKH from the exons atgCCTGGTGTCACAGTGAAGGACGTGAACCAGCAGGAGTTTGTCAAAGCCCTGGGTGCTTTTCTCAAGAA GTCTGGCAAGTTAAAGGTACCCGATTGGGTTGACACCGTGAAGCTGGGCAAACACAAAGAACTTGCTCCATATGATGAGAACTGGTTCTACACCCGCGCTG CCTCCACAGTGCGTCACCTGTACTTGAGGGGCGGTGTTGGAGTTGGCGCCATGACCAAGATCTATGGTGGGCGCCAACGGAACGGTGTGAAGCCCAGTCACTTCAGCCGCGGCTCCAAGTCTGTGGCTAGAAAGGTGCTGCAAGCTCTGGAAGGCCTGAAGATGGTGGAGAAGGATCCTAATGG TGGCCGCAGACTGACTCCACAAGGACAGAGGGATCTAGACCGTATTGCTGGCCAG gTCGCAGCAGCGAGCAAGAAACATTGA